The Methanobrevibacter sp. TMH8 DNA segment ACATCTAAAACAGCTTCGGATACATGTGAAAATGGGCCATGTCCAGCATCATGAAGTAAAGCTGCAATTCTAACTAAATTCTTTTCATAATCAGATAATTCAAGATGATCAGCTAATTTTGAACCTAAAAACATAGTTCCAATTGAATGCTCAAAACGAGAATGATTAGCTCCTGGATAAACTAAGGATATAAATCCTAACTGATTTATTCTTCTCAATCGTTGAATTTGTGGAGAGTCCATTACTTCAACTTCAAATTCACTTAAAGAAAGATTTCCGTGAACACTATCCCGAATAAATTTAGTTGAATCATCCATTTTAACACTTCATTGATTTTTTTAAATTATTTTATTAAAGTTATTTCTATAAACTTATTTTTACTATTTTTCTATTGATTTATTAATTAATAATAAATTTTTATATTAAAATATATTTATTTAAATGAATTGTAATAAGTTTTTCTATAAAGATAAGCATTATACTCTATAATTATTAAATTATATGAAAAATTATATTCAAAATTATATTGTAAATAATAGTGTGAAATGGATACAAAATACGATTAAATACAATAAGATACAATCATAGTATTGAATGCAATAATTGATATTATGTAATAAAATATAAAAATAACATTTATTGATTTGTATTAATTGCTTTATTCGATGTAAAAATTCTTATTTTTATATTTTATTGATGAATTAGTAATATTTATATAATATGAATGATATAATAAAGTATATTAAAATGATTATAGTCATACTATTTTAAATTTCTAAATAATATTTATAATCAAATTTTGAAATTTGGAGGATTAATATGAAACTTAGTGCAAGAAATAAATTAGATGGAACTATTGAAAATGTTGAAATCGGTGCTGTAATGGCTAGCATTAAAATTAAAGTTGAAAAACCTACTGTTATAACTGCTCTAATTACAAAAGAATCTGCAGAAGCTTTAGAACTTAAAAAAGGAGATAAAGTTTCAGCAATTGTTAAATCTACTGAAACAATGGTTGGAAAAGAATAATCTTTTCCTTAATTATTTTTTATTAAATAATTTTTTATATTTTTTAAAACTATTAAAAAAAATTGATTATTTGCCTCCGGCCATAATAATCTTTTTACCAGTATTAGATATTTCTTCTTTTTTGAATTCAATATCATATTTTGTTCTTTCAATAACTTCTTTTAATGCATCAAGAGTTTCATTTCTATGAGGCCCGAGAACTGCAGCTAAAAATAATGGATCTCCTGTATAAAATTCTCCTATAAAATGAACAATAGCTACTTCAAAAACTCCATATTTAATTTTTACACTTTCAGCAATAGTTTCAAGATCTTCAGCTGCTTTTTCTTTATTTGGAGTAGTTAATATCATTTTATCAACTATTTTTTCAGTTTCAGTAATTTTCTCAGTTCCTCTAACAAAACCTTCAAATGTAAAGATAGCTCCAGCTTCATCTACTCTTCTACTTTTCTTTATTGAATCAACAAGATCTTGGATTTTATAATACTCATCATCTTTTTCAACAATTTTTACAACCATAGTTTTTCCCTCATTAATTATTGTTTTCTATTATTCATTAAATATATTATATAATAAATATCATTAATATAATTAAATTATTAAATATTACTTATATTTAATTATTTTTTTATTATATGCTATATTTATAATATATCAATTTTTTATAATATAACTATTGTTATTATTTTTTTTATTATTAATATTTCTTGTTATAATTTTGTATGTTAATATCATAATTATTAATTAAAATAATTTGATATAAAATAACATTAAATATGTATATATTAAATTAAATATGCTATAAAATTCTATAAAATAATTTAAAATATTATAAAATAATATAAAAGTATAATAAATAGTATAAAATATTATAGATTATTATAAAATAAATATAAAACTAGTAAATATGTATAAAATATTGTAAAAATGGTATAGAATATATAAAAATATATAAAACTAGTATAAATTTATAAAATATTGTAAAATAGTATTAGAATATATAAAACTAGTATAAATTTATAAAATATTGTAAAATAGTTAAAATTAAAATAGTAAATAATGATATTTAATAAAAATATCAATAAAATAAATCATTCTTTAAGAAAATTATCTTTCACTATCTTCTTTTTGATTTAAATGTTGGATTCTTTTGATTCCATTTATTTCTTCGATAATTTCAGCAGTTGATTTTGGAACTAGCTTTTTCCAATCTTCATTAGCTAACATTCTCCTTCTAACTTCGGTTCCAGACAATTTTTCACGTTTGAAAAGTGGAGGTTTAGCTACTTCATAATTCTCTTCTTCGAATAATCTCTGAACTAACGGATTTCCACTAAAAATTTTTCCAAAAGGAGGTGTTAACATCTTTATATGGGAAACCCAAACTGCATTCATCTGTATGTCTTGTATTGGGATAATATAATAGCTAGCTGTATCAATATTATTTTCAGCTAATGCTTTTGTGAGCATCATTACCCTTTCTCCAGCTGTAAATGGGTCTGTTGTTGAATGACTTAATTGTGCGCTTCCAATTCCTATTATAAGCTCATCAACTTCCTCAAGTGTCTGTTTTATCACTTGAATATGTCCATGATGAACAGGTTGCATTCTTCCAATTAATAGTCCGCGACTTTCTTTCATTAATATATTATTAAATCTGCTTATTATTAAATTTAGCTATATTTTTTAGTTTTTTGTTAGAAATTTTTTATATATTTTTATATATATTTTTAATATAATTGATATAATATTGTTAATATATTTAGTAATTAGATACAATTTAGATATGATTTAGATATGATTTATTTATGTTTTAAGCAATTTTAGATCTATTTAGTTTTGATTTAGATATGATTTATTTATGTTTTAAGCAATTTTAGATCTATTTAGTTTTGATTTAGGTATGATTTATTTATGTTTTAAGCAATTTTAGATATTCTTAAAAAAATTATAATAAGATATGTATTATGATAAGGTTATATAAATTAAAAAACAATATTAAAAATATTATGTTTATTAGATTAATATATTAATATAATAAATTAAAAATTTACTTCATTATAGGATTTAATCAAGTTGATATTCATGATAAAAGTGGAAAATCTTAGTAAAACTTACAAACTAGATAATGGTGAAGAATTATCTGCATTAAAAAACATTAATCTTGAAGTTAATCAAGGAGAGATACTTGGTATCATTGGGATGAGTGGATCTGGAAAAACTAGTCTTCTTAGAATACTTCGAGGGGTTGAAAAATTTGATGAAGGTAAAGTAACTCTTGATGATATTGAAGTTTCTCATGATTCAAGCCAATATTATTATAATAAACTCAGAACTGCTACAGCTATTCATCTTCAAAGATCATTTGGTTTATGGCCAGAAACAGCTATTAATAATGTTATAAGAAAACTTTATGGTGTTAAATATGGTGATGAAGCGGATATTAATTTAGAATCTGCAGAAGCTCAGTATGGTGAAGAAGCTATGGAGATTTTAAGAATAGTTGGTCTTGAAGATAAGGCAGAACATTTTGCTCCAGTTCTAAGTGGTGGTGAAAAACAACGTCTTATAATGGCTAGACAATTAGCTAAAAAACCAAAAGTTTTACTATTAGATGAACCTGCTACTATGGCTTGCCCAAAAACTAAACAAGCTATTCTTGATTCAATTAAGAGGATTAATGAAGATTTGGGCGTGACTGTAGTTTTAGTTTCTCATTTACCTGAAGTTCACAATTATTTAGCTGATAGAGTAATTCTCCTTAAAGATGGTCAAATAGCTGAAGAAGGGGATCCTAAAACTGTTACAGATGATTTCTTGGGGGAATTAGATCCTGAAGTTGAAATGGATTCAACTGTTGATGATTTATCTATTCTTAAAGCTAATAATCTTGAAAAGAAATTTTTCCTTCTTAAAGGTGGAAATGTTCTTGAAATTGAAGATATCAATATTGAAGTAAAAAAACGTGATATTTTAACTATTCTTGGTCCTAGTGGGGCAGGTAAAACTATACTTCTTAGAATGTTAGCGGGTTTAGATTATCCTGAAGAAGGAGAAGTTTATTATTACTTAGATTCTGATGGAGAAGTTGATGATTCTGAACCTAATTCTAATTCTAAATCTAATTCTGATGAAGAAAAAGGTGTTTGGGTAGATCTTGATGAACCTGGTATTAATAGGATGAAAGTTAGAAGAAAAGTAGGTTTTATGTATCAAGAATTTGCACTTCAACATCATTCAACTATAAGGGATCAGTTAGCTACAAAACTTGGATTTAAAAATCAATTTGTTGTAGATGAAGCAAGAAAAAGAGCTAAAGAATTAGAATTAGGTGATGAACTCTTAGATGCTTTATATCAACTTACTGATTTACCTGAAAGTGAAGCAAAATCTCGACTTGAACAAATTGGTCTTCTTCCAGATATTCTTGATGAATTATTCCCTAAATTCCCTGAAAAAGCTGTTAAAGAAGAAGTTAAACCACTATTTGAAGCACTTGATTTACCTCTTGATATTATAAATAGGAAATCATATGAATTGTCTGGTGGTCAAAAAGTTCGAGCTATGTTAGCTTTGGCTTTAGCTTCTAAACCTGAAACTCTTTTTTTAGATGAACCATTTGGTGATTTAGATCCAATCACACTTAGAATTGTTTCAAATTCTATTAAAAAGATAAATAAAGAATTTAATACAACCATTATAATGGTTTCTCATAATATTGATTTCATTAAAGAACTGAGTAAAAGAGCTATTTTCATGGATGAAGGTAAAATAATTGATGATGGCAATCCAGTTAAATTAGCTGATGACTTTGTTGAATTCTGTAAAGCTGATTATTTACTTGATAATTAATATTTGCTTGAATTCTGTAAAGCTGATTATTTACTTGATAATTAATATTTGCTTGAATTCTGTAAAGTTGGTTATTTACTTGATAATTAATGATTATTATTTATAATAAAAACATTATATTTAACTAAAAAATAAATTTTGTCTAAAAAAATATTGTCTAAAAATAAAATGGTGATTAGATGTTTCAAAATATTATGGTGCCTTCTGATGGATCAAAACATTCTGAAAAAGCTGTAGATGCAGCTATTGAAATTGCAAAGAAATTTAACTCAAAAGTTTCTGCAGTTTATATTCTTGATCAGAATTCCAGTTATTCCTATGATACTTTAGAAGATGAAGGTAATGAAATTCTTAGAAAAATTACTGAAAAGGGAAAAAAAGAAGGAGTTATGGTAATTGAACATTTGATTACAGCTGATCCTCTTAGAGATATCAAAATTATAGCTGAAAGAACTCAAGTGGACTCTATTGTTATAACACCCTTAGGAAAAGACAATTCTAAAAATGTATTAATTGGAAGTATAGCTGACAGAATAATCAAAACATTTGATATTCCTGTTGTTTTAGTTAGATAATATAATAATTTTTTATCTTTTATTTTTTTATATTATATTCTAATTTTTATTGAATTGATTTTTATTATATAATAGATTTTTTATTATTAATATTATTTTTATCATTATTTATTTGATTATTTTAATTATATTTTTTTAGATATTTAATTGAATTTTTTATAAAAAGTATTACTAAAAAATTTGATAGAAATTGATATTTTACATTGATCTTTGTTTTTCATTTTTATTTTTTTCTTATTTTATTTTTTATAGTTATATGAGAATAGTTATTTGTAGTTACTTTATTTTATTTTTATTTTTCAACATTATAACTATATATAGTTACTAGTAGTTACTATTTTATTCTTTTTTATAATATTTTTATATATTTTGTAGTTACTAATAGTTATAAATAGCTATTACTAACTATAAATAGAAATCTTTATAAGCAGTAACTACAAATAGTTATAATAATTAATAGTGTGATTATATGAAGGTTATAAAAACATTCAGTGTAAATGTAAATAAAGCAAATAAAAATTCTAGTACTTTAAAAATAACAATACCTAGTGAAATAAGAGATTTTTTAAATATCAAAGAAAAAGACGTTGTGGATTATTCAGTAATAGAAATAGATGGTGAATATATAACAACAATTAAAAAATCTGAAAATTTAGAGGATTTGAAAAAATTAAATCAATCCAAAAAAGACAACTTAGAAACAAAAAGTAATACTATAAATTATGAAAAGGATCAAGATAATAAGGCAATTGAAAACAATAAAAATGAAACACCTGAATATGTAAATAAAAATCAAAAAGTTGAAGAAGAATCTTCAAATGAAAATATTAAAACAGATGATATAAAAGAAATAAAAGAATTCACAAAACAAGAGAAAAATAAACTAAATTGGCTCTGGAAAAGGGAAAGAAATAGAGATATAACAAATAAAGAACTGGATCAGCTTTTAACTCATTATCAAAAATATGATAGTTTCAAGCTATTTTTAAAATCTTTTGAATGGTAAATTTTAATTTTATATTTCATTTTTTAGATTAATTATATATTTTAGTTCATTTTAGCTAATTTATTTTGTTTTATTTTATTTAATTTCAAGTATTTTTCATTATTTCTTGTAAATTTTATATATTTTTATATATTTTTTCTAACTTTATTTCACTATATTCATTAGGTAAATAATTAATCGATTTGTTTATTTATTCATCAGATTTTTTGAATACTAAACATTTTTTCTACTTAAATAATATCAATAATAATAAATATCAGAATATTCATATATAATGGTACAAATTATTCATTAATTATATTTTTTAAATGGAGATTGATTCAATGAGTGGAAGAATGAAATGTAAAGTTTGTGGATATATTTATGATCCAGAAAAAGGCGAATCTAGACAAAACGTTGAACCTGGTACTGAATGGGAAGATGTTCCTGAAAGTTTTAAATGCCCCTCTTGTGGTGCTCCAAAAAGAATGTTTAAACCAGTGTAATCAATTTAATATTTTTTAATTTAATATTTATTTAAATTTAATAAATATTTTAATTTAATAAATATAATAAATCTAAAAAATCTAAAAAAATCTAAATATAATCTTTAATTAAAAGATTTTAATAGAATAAAAAGGTGGAAATATGGATAAATATGTATGTGAAATGTGCGGATATGTATATGACCCAGCTGAAGGCGATCCAGATAATGGAATAGATGCTGGTACTGCTTTTGAAGACTTACCTGATGATTGGGTTTGCCCATTATGTGGTGTTGGAAAAGATCAATTTTCTAAACAATAATAAGTCTAACAAAAATAAATTTAAATAGTATTTAAATTTTAATAATTTTAATTTATTATAAATTTTTTAAATCTAATTTCAATTGAACCATTTTATGAATGGTTTTTATTTTATTTGTTTTATTTTATTTTATTTTTTATTAACTTTAATTAATTCAAGAAAATCACTAATTAACATCTAAGAGGTGTTTTATATGGTAAGCGCAAAAATGGAACAAGCATTAAACAAACAATTAAATGCTGAAATGTATTCTGGATATTTGTATTTAGCTATGTCTGCTTATTTTGAAGATACTGATTTAAGTGGATTTGCTAACTGGATGAGAGTTCAAGCTCAAGAAGAATTATCTCATGGAATGAAATTCTATGATTATATTGTTCAAAGAGGTGCAAGAGTTTCACTTTCTGAAATTGAAAAACCTCAATCTCAATGGGATTCTCCAGTTGATGTATTTGAGCATGTTTTATCCCATGAAAAAGTAGTCTCAGGATTAATCAATGATTTAGTGGATTTAGCTATTGAAGAAAAAGATCACTCTACTAATAATTTCTTACAATGGTTTGTAGCTGAACAAGTTGAAGAAGAAGAATCTGCTAGTGATGCTTTAAGTAAAGTTAAATTAGCTAGTAAAGCTTCTAATGGCTTATTTTTAGTTGATTCTGATTTTGGTTCCAGGGTTTACACCCCAGATACTGCAGATAAATAAATTAATAGCTAGTTTTTAGCTATTTTTATTTTTTATATTTTTTAATTATTTAAAAATCTATATGCTATTTTTTATTTAAATATATTTATCTAGTTTTTATAAAAATAATTTAAAATATTATTGTTTATTAATTGCTTTTTTAAATTAAATTTTAATTAAAAATATGATTAAAGAATATATATTTATATTTGAAAAATAGTTTAATGTAATATATAAATGAAAAATAAATGAGGATAATTAATTTATGAATATAAATTTAAATTAAATAAAAAACTTATCCTCCATAAACTATTTGAATTATATGGATTTCATCTCCTTCTTTTATTAAAGATTCGTCATCAGCTAGTTCTCCATTTCTTTTAACAATAGTTGTTTCAGGATAAACATCTAACTCACTTAGAATATCTTTTATTTTTCTATCTTCTTTGAGATCTTTTTCTTCTTTTTTATTTTCAAAAATTAATGTAAAACTCATATTAAACTCCTCATTTTATATTTTATTTTATATTTTATTTAGCTATTTTTAGCTATTTTTAGGTATTTTTAGGTATTTTTTCTTCATTGATATTATAATTAAATATTATAAAAATATTATAATTCTACAATATTAAATGAAGATAAATCTAATATATTAAATGTTAAAAGTTTTGGGGAATAAGTTACTTCTCCAACACCAGTTATAATTTTAAATGCTTCAAAAGCTTCTAAACATCCTACTATATTAGGATTAGGTCCTATAACTGGAGGAACTCCATAATTCAATCCTTTAATTTTTTCTATTATTTCTTCATTTAATTTTTTGTTAGTAGATGGGAGTTGGAACATTTCTTCATAAGATTTTGTTTCTGGAGTGTAAACACTTACTTGTCCCATAGTACCATGAATAGCACCATGAACATAAGGTATGCCTAATTTTTTAGCAGCTCTACTTATTATAACACGAGTAACTAAATTATCTAATGCATCAATCACTACATCAGAATCTCCAATAACTTCTTCAACATTATCTTCATTTAATTCTTCATTAAATGCTGTAACTTCAACATAAGGATTTATATTTCTTATTCTTTCTTTAGCTGAATAGCTTTTTTCTTTACCTAAAGTATCTAGTCCACTAATTAATTGTCTATTAAGATTTGATAAATCAAATATATCTTTATCAACCAGATTTATCTTACCTACACCCATTCTAGCTAATTGTTCTATTACAGATCCTCCAATACCTCCACAACCAATTACAGCTACTTTAGCATCTTTAAATCTTGATTGTTGACTTTTAGTCACTATACTCATTTGTCGACTTACAATTTCCCAATATCCCATTCCGATGTATCTTGTTGGCATTTAATCACTTTATTTATATTATTTTTTTATTATATTTTAATTTTTTTAATAATTTTTAATTATTTAATATATTTTATATAGAATTATTTAATTTTATATTCAAAATTTAATTTTATATTGAATATTTAATTTTTATATAGAATTATTTGTTTTTATATTTAAAATTTAATTTTATATTGAATATTTATTTTTTATCATAATTTTTATAATTAATATCAATTGTTATATAACGATAGTTATATTTTTATATTATGAAGTAGTTATATATAAATATTTTTATGAAACGTAATTTGTTTTATAAAAATTATAAATATTAAAAATAATTCTTCAAAATATTGGAGTATGAATAAAATGAGTAAAATTAAAGAGGATAAAAGTTCACATAATCTCAATGATATCATCAAAAATGATATAAAAGCACCTAGTGATTTAGGATTGTTAAAATGTGTTCAATGTGGTATGTGTACTTCTGTTTGTCCTGCTGCAGCTCACACAGATTATAATCCTCGAGATTTGGTAAAAAAAGTTTTAGATAATGAAGAAGATATAATTTCAGATGATAAAATATGGCATTGTTTCTATTGTTATAGTTGTCATAGTGTTTGTCCAGTCAATAATAGCCCATGTATCATTAATCAGATTCTCAGACAAAAAGCTATAGATAAAGGAATAGCTAAAGAACATGTAGAACCATTCGTAGCTTATGGTGAAACATTTTTAGAAATTGGAATTGGAGGAATGCCTAAAAAGTTTTTCTTTGATTTAAATCGTGATATTGAAGGATATTTAGATATTAAATCTGAAATTGATAAAACAAGAGAGGAACTGTCATTAGGTCCTATCCAAATGCCAAAAAAATATATTAAAGAAGTTAATGAATTACTTAAAAATTCAAATTTTCAAAAAAGACTTAAAAAATTGAAAGATGATGAAGATTAGCTTGTTTATTGTTAGATTAACCTATTAACTATATAAAGATGAATTTTTATTTATTTACTATTCATGAAAAATATTTATTAAAATTTTATTATAAATAAAAATATAACAATTGTAATATTTATATAATATAAAAATAAACTACTATCTAAAATATTTAAAATATTTGGAAAATTAGATTCA contains these protein-coding regions:
- a CDS encoding TOBE domain-containing protein, with product MKLSARNKLDGTIENVEIGAVMASIKIKVEKPTVITALITKESAEALELKKGDKVSAIVKSTETMVGKE
- a CDS encoding molybdenum cofactor biosynthesis protein MoaE yields the protein MVVKIVEKDDEYYKIQDLVDSIKKSRRVDEAGAIFTFEGFVRGTEKITETEKIVDKMILTTPNKEKAAEDLETIAESVKIKYGVFEVAIVHFIGEFYTGDPLFLAAVLGPHRNETLDALKEVIERTKYDIEFKKEEISNTGKKIIMAGGK
- a CDS encoding nicotinamide-nucleotide adenylyltransferase, producing MKESRGLLIGRMQPVHHGHIQVIKQTLEEVDELIIGIGSAQLSHSTTDPFTAGERVMMLTKALAENNIDTASYYIIPIQDIQMNAVWVSHIKMLTPPFGKIFSGNPLVQRLFEEENYEVAKPPLFKREKLSGTEVRRRMLANEDWKKLVPKSTAEIIEEINGIKRIQHLNQKEDSER
- a CDS encoding ATP-binding cassette domain-containing protein is translated as MIKVENLSKTYKLDNGEELSALKNINLEVNQGEILGIIGMSGSGKTSLLRILRGVEKFDEGKVTLDDIEVSHDSSQYYYNKLRTATAIHLQRSFGLWPETAINNVIRKLYGVKYGDEADINLESAEAQYGEEAMEILRIVGLEDKAEHFAPVLSGGEKQRLIMARQLAKKPKVLLLDEPATMACPKTKQAILDSIKRINEDLGVTVVLVSHLPEVHNYLADRVILLKDGQIAEEGDPKTVTDDFLGELDPEVEMDSTVDDLSILKANNLEKKFFLLKGGNVLEIEDINIEVKKRDILTILGPSGAGKTILLRMLAGLDYPEEGEVYYYLDSDGEVDDSEPNSNSKSNSDEEKGVWVDLDEPGINRMKVRRKVGFMYQEFALQHHSTIRDQLATKLGFKNQFVVDEARKRAKELELGDELLDALYQLTDLPESEAKSRLEQIGLLPDILDELFPKFPEKAVKEEVKPLFEALDLPLDIINRKSYELSGGQKVRAMLALALASKPETLFLDEPFGDLDPITLRIVSNSIKKINKEFNTTIIMVSHNIDFIKELSKRAIFMDEGKIIDDGNPVKLADDFVEFCKADYLLDN
- a CDS encoding universal stress protein, whose product is MFQNIMVPSDGSKHSEKAVDAAIEIAKKFNSKVSAVYILDQNSSYSYDTLEDEGNEILRKITEKGKKEGVMVIEHLITADPLRDIKIIAERTQVDSIVITPLGKDNSKNVLIGSIADRIIKTFDIPVVLVR
- a CDS encoding AbrB/MazE/SpoVT family DNA-binding domain-containing protein, with protein sequence MKVIKTFSVNVNKANKNSSTLKITIPSEIRDFLNIKEKDVVDYSVIEIDGEYITTIKKSENLEDLKKLNQSKKDNLETKSNTINYEKDQDNKAIENNKNETPEYVNKNQKVEEESSNENIKTDDIKEIKEFTKQEKNKLNWLWKRERNRDITNKELDQLLTHYQKYDSFKLFLKSFEW
- a CDS encoding rubredoxin is translated as MSGRMKCKVCGYIYDPEKGESRQNVEPGTEWEDVPESFKCPSCGAPKRMFKPV
- the rd gene encoding rubredoxin, whose translation is MDKYVCEMCGYVYDPAEGDPDNGIDAGTAFEDLPDDWVCPLCGVGKDQFSKQ
- a CDS encoding ferritin, whose translation is MVSAKMEQALNKQLNAEMYSGYLYLAMSAYFEDTDLSGFANWMRVQAQEELSHGMKFYDYIVQRGARVSLSEIEKPQSQWDSPVDVFEHVLSHEKVVSGLINDLVDLAIEEKDHSTNNFLQWFVAEQVEEEESASDALSKVKLASKASNGLFLVDSDFGSRVYTPDTADK
- a CDS encoding MoaD/ThiS family protein gives rise to the protein MSFTLIFENKKEEKDLKEDRKIKDILSELDVYPETTIVKRNGELADDESLIKEGDEIHIIQIVYGG
- a CDS encoding HesA/MoeB/ThiF family protein, with the protein product MPTRYIGMGYWEIVSRQMSIVTKSQQSRFKDAKVAVIGCGGIGGSVIEQLARMGVGKINLVDKDIFDLSNLNRQLISGLDTLGKEKSYSAKERIRNINPYVEVTAFNEELNEDNVEEVIGDSDVVIDALDNLVTRVIISRAAKKLGIPYVHGAIHGTMGQVSVYTPETKSYEEMFQLPSTNKKLNEEIIEKIKGLNYGVPPVIGPNPNIVGCLEAFEAFKIITGVGEVTYSPKLLTFNILDLSSFNIVEL
- the hdrC gene encoding ferredoxin:CoB-CoM heterodisulfide reductase subunit HdrC translates to MSKIKEDKSSHNLNDIIKNDIKAPSDLGLLKCVQCGMCTSVCPAAAHTDYNPRDLVKKVLDNEEDIISDDKIWHCFYCYSCHSVCPVNNSPCIINQILRQKAIDKGIAKEHVEPFVAYGETFLEIGIGGMPKKFFFDLNRDIEGYLDIKSEIDKTREELSLGPIQMPKKYIKEVNELLKNSNFQKRLKKLKDDED